Genomic DNA from Armatimonadota bacterium:
GAGAGGGCCCCCGCGGCCACCAGGGCCGTGTACTCTCCCAGGCTGAGGCCTGCGACGTAGGCGGGGGGCGGGAGGTGTGGCCGCAGGGCCACAAGGCACGCGAGGCTCGTGGTGAGGATGGCGGGCTGGGTGTTGGCGGTCTGCTGGAGGAGATCGGCGGGTCCCCGGGCACACAGCTCCAGCAGGTCCATCCCCAAGACCTGACTCGCCCGCTCGAACAGGGCCCGGGACTCCGGATGGGCCTCCGCCATCTCCACCCCCATCCCCACGTACTGAGCGCCCTGTCCGGGAAACACGTACGCCAGCCGCACCGTTACCCCCAGCGCAGGGCACAGGCTCCCCAGGTCAGCCCGGCCCCGAAGGCCACGAGCACCGCGAGATCCCCGGATCGTAGGCGTCCCGTGGCCACCGCCTCGTAGAGGGCCACGGGGACGGAAGCCGCGGAGGTGTTCCCGTACCGGTCCACATTCACGAAGAACTTCTCCAAGGGTTGGCCCAGCCGCTCCGCCGCCGCCTGGATGATTCGGATGTTCGCCTGGTGGGGAATGAAGAGGTCCACCTCCTCAGGATCCACGCCGGCCCGCCGGCACGCCTCCTCGATGGCCCGGGGGATCACCCGGGCGGCGAACTTAAACACCTCCCGTCCGTTCATGGTGATGTAGTGGAGACCCCGTTCCACCGTCTCCCGGGAGGCGGGCAGGCGGCTCCCGCCCGCGGGCTGAGCGATGAGGGACGCCCCGGAGCCGTCCGCCCCCAGCCAGAAGGAGAGGATTCCCCGGCGGCCATCCGAGGGGACCATGACCACCGCCCCCGCGGCGTCTCCGAACAGCACGCACGTGGTTCGATCCTCCCAGTTTACGATCTTGCTCAGCGTGTCCGCGCCCACCACCAGCACCCGCCGTGCCATGCCTGCCACGATGTGGGCATGGCCCATGGCCATGGCGTATACGAAGCTGCTGCAGGCCGCGGAGATGTCCACCGCGGCCGCGGCCCGGGCGCCCAACCGGTCCTGCAGGATACAGGCGGTGGCCGGGAAGATGGCATCCGGCGTCGCGGTCCCCACCAGGATGAGGTCCAGGTCCTCCGCGGATACCGAGGCCGCCTGCAGGGCCTCCCGGGCGGCCTCTAGGGCCAGGTCGGAGGTCGCCTGGTCCTCCCGGGCGACGCGACGTTCCCGGATTCCCGTGCGGGTCGTGATCCACGCATCCGTGGTGTTTACCCGCTGCTCCAGGTCCGCATTCGTGAGGACCCGTTCCGGAATGCATCGTCCCATCCCTGCAATGCGGCTGGACCCGATCACGGTCTTCCTCCTCCGTCCGACGCTCCGGTGGATGCGTGGGGGATCTAGGATCGGCCTGCTTTCTCCTCGGGGATCACGGCCCGGCCGTTGTAGTACCCGCACCGGGGGCAGACCCGGTGGGGAAGGACGGGCTCTTTACAGCGCGGGCACGGGACCAGGTTCGGCCGCTCCACCCGCCACAGGGCGCGGCGCCTGGCCACCCGCATGTGGGAGTGCCGCATGGACCGGCTCATCTCCGCTCACCTCCGGACACACTACGCTCACTCTACTCTGAAGCGCTCCAGGACGGCAAGACGTGGGTCTCGGGCAACGGGCACGCAGTCGCAAGGGTCGACGTTTCGGTCCGCCCCGCACACGGGGCACAGGCCCGCGCAGTCCGGGCGGCACAAGGGGGCCTGCGGGAGGGCGAGCAGGAGGTGCTGCCAGAAGATCTCCTCCACCTCGAGGTCCCCGTCCAGGGGGAAGATGAAATCCCCCTCCTCCAGCTCCCCGCCCCACGCCGGCTGAAGGGCGGGATCGAAGAGCTCGTTGACCTGGACGGAGATCGTCCCCACGAACTCCCGTAGGCAGCGGGCACAGGTCTGCCGGACGTCCGCCGAGGCTTCCCCGCTTAATCGGATCCGCGTCCCCTCGGCCCGCACCCAAGCCCGGCCCCGCATGGGGCCCACGAAGCCCACGTCTTCCATCTGCGAGGGGACGGATCCGCGAAGGTCCACCACCACGCCCCCGGGATCCTGAAAGATTTCCGGAACCGCGATCCTCATCCCCGCACCTCGAGCTACCTCTCCTTCCGATCCTCCAGCATCTGCTTCCCCTTCCGGATGCTCAGGAGGACCCGCAGGACTCCTTGTTCCAGATCGTCCAGGACCTGCCGCGCGTACGCGTCCGCCCCCCTCCGGGTCTCCTCCGCCGCCATTTGGGCCGCGTGGAGGATCTCCTCCGCCCGGCGCTGCGCCAGCTTCACCACCTCGTGCTCCCCGCTCAGGCGCAGGGCATGCTCCTGTGCCCGGAGGACGATTTCCCGGGCCTCCTCCTGGGCCCGGATCAACAGCTGCTCCGCCTCCGCCCGCATCCGCTGGGCTTCCTGGAGATCCCGGGGGAGGCGGGCCCGGATCATCTGGAGCAGGGTGCGTACCTCCCTTTCCTCTGCCCCCCGGCGGTCCCGCGGGGAGGGCTTCGAGGAGACCAGCTGCTCCAGGTGGTCCAGCAACTCCCAAACCGTCTCCACGGTTACCGCTGCACCTTCCCGCGAAGCCGCTCCAGCACCCCACGGGGGACCAGTTCCGAGACGTCTCCGCCCAGCCTGGCCACTTCCTTGATGAGGGTGGAGCTCAGGTAGGCGAGCTCCGGGCTTGTGGGCAAGAAGAGGGTCTCCACCTCCGGAGCGAGACGCCGGTTCATCATGGCCATCTTCATCTCCGCATCGAAATCCATGGTCGCCCGCAGCCCCTTGACGATCACCCGAGCCCCGCAGCGCCGTGCAAAGGAGACGGTGAGGTCCTCGAAGGCCTCCACCCGGACCCCCCCAAGGCCAGCCACCGCCTCCCGGATCATCTCCACCCGTTCCTCGGGGCTGAAGAGGGGGCGCTTTGCGGGGTTGTGGGCGACCCCCACCACCAAGGTAGGGAAGAGCCCGACGGCCCGCACGATGATGTCCAGGTGCCCGAGGTGGATGGGATCGAAGGTGCCCGGATAGACCGCGATGGTCACGTTCCCCTCCAGATCAGGATTCGCACCCGGGTGTCCCCGTAGCGCCGATCCCGCACGACCTCGTAGCCCGCTGGGATCTGCACCGCTTCCCGAACCGCGCTCTCCGCCACCACGGCGGCCCCAGGAGCCAGCAGCCCGGAGGTCGCGAGGGCCTCCAACGTCCGTTCCACGAGCCCCGTCCCGTACGGGGGATCGAGGAACACGAGGTCGAACCGGTGACCTCGTCGTCCGAGGGAGACTAGGGCCCGGAAGACGTCCATGGGCCATACCTCCCCCTGGTCCTCCCACCCGCCTTCCGCGAGGTTTGCCCGGAGCGTCCGCACCGCCCGAGGTGCCCGCTCCACGAACACGGCCCACCGGGCTCCCCGGCTCAGGGCCTCCAGACCCAAGGTCCCCGCGCCGGCAAAGAGGTCCAGGACCCGGGCTTGCCGGACCCGTTCCCCCAGCATGTTGAAGATGGCGGACCGGGCTCGCTCCTGGGTCGGTCGTACCCCCGGGGGAACCCGGATCCTCCTGCCTCTGCTCGTCCCCGCCCCGATCCGCATGATCAGCCCACCGCCAGCAGCGCCGCGGATCCCTCGTACCGGGCCAGAAGGGTCCGCCGCAGGGCTTCGTGTTCGGGCTGCTCCAACCGGGGATCCGCGGTAAGGATGAGGGAGGCAGCTTCCCGCGCCCGCTCCAGGAGGGGTCCGTCCCGGAGGGGGTTCGCGACCCGGAAGTCAGGAAGGCCGTGCTGCCGCGTCCCGAATAGCTCCCCCGGCCCCCGGAGTTCCAGGTCCACCTGGGCGATCTCGAAGCCATCGTTGGTACGGACCAGGGCCTCCAGCCGCCGCCTCCCCTCCTCCGAGCTCGGCTCCGCGATCAGGATACAGTAAGCCCTCTGGCCGCCTCGCCCCACCCGACCCCGGAGCTGATGCAGCTGGGCGAGCCCGAACCGCTCCGCGTGCTCCACCACCATGACGGTGGCGTTCGGCACGTCCACCCCCACCTCGATCACGGGGGTGGCCACCAGGATGGAGATCTCTCCTTCCCGGAAGGCCTGCATAACCCGTTCCTTGTGCTCCACCTCCATCCGTCCGTGCAAGAGCCCCACCCGCAGATCCGGGAACACGCGCCCGCGCAGGTCCTCGTAGAGCTCCGTGGCCGCCTGCACGTCCAGCTTCTCGGACTCCTCCACAAGGGGACAGACGATGTACGCCTGACGGCCCGCCTCCACCTCCCGCCGGACGAAGGCGTAGATGCGCTCCCGGTCCGCGGGCGTCCGGAGGTAGGTGCGCACGGGGACGCGGCCGGGGGGAAGCTCGTCGAGCACGGAGATGTCCAGATCCCCGTACAGGGTGAGGGCCAGGGTGCGGGGAATGGGGGTGGCGGTCATCACCAGCACGTCCGGATCCCGGGCCTTCTGGCGGAGGGCGGCCCGCTGGGCAACCCCAAACTTGTGCTGCTCGTCCACGATCACCAAGGCCAGCCGGTGAAAGGCCACGTCCTCCTGGAGGAGCGCGTGCGTGCCCACCACCAGATCGGCCTCTCCGGATGCGATCTCCGCCCGGCGTGCCTCCCGCTCTCCTCGTCCGAGACCTCCCGTGAGCAGGACCGTGCGGATGCCCAGGGGTTCCAGCAGACGACGGAAGGTGAGGTAGTGCTGCTCCGCCAGGATTTCCGTGGGCGCCATGACCGCCGCTTGGAACCCTCCCTGGACCGCGATCACCACCGCGGCCGCGGCCACCGCGGTCTTCCCGGAACCCACCTCTCCCTGCAGCAGGCGGTTCATGGGATGCGGGGAATACATGTCCCGTGCGATCTCCTGGATGGCCCTTTGCTGGGCCCGGGTGAGGGAGAAGGGCAGGGAGGCAAAGAAGGCCTCCAGCATCCCGCCCTCCGTCCGGTACCGGTGGGGCTTCGTGGCCGTGCTCGCCTCCCGCCGGCGCAGCAGGAGGGCCAGCTGCAGGATCAGGAGCTCCTCAAAGGCCAGCCGCCGTCGGGCACGTTCGGCCTCCTCCAGGCTCGTGGGAAAGTGCACGGCCCGCAGGGCCTGGGCGAGCGGCAGAAGCCCGAAACGCTCCCGAATTCCCTCCGGAAGGGTTTCGGGGACCCATCGGGCGTACTGCTGGACCGCGGTGTGGATCACCCGCCGGAGGACCCGGGCGGAGAGGCCCTCCGTGACGGAGTGGACCGGGACGATGCGGCCCGTATGGAGGGACGAAGCCGTGCCCTCCGTGAGGACCTCGAACTCCGGGTTCTCGATCTCGATCTGGCCGAAGGCCCGGCGCACCCGTCCCCAAACCACGATCTCCGTACGGGGCTGGAGGGCTTTGTGGAGGTGCCGGTTCCCCCAGAACTTCAGCACGCCTACCGCGGTGCCGTCCGTCACGTACACCTCCGTCAGGGTCCTCCCCGTGCGCAGTTGCGGGGTGTGCAGCCGCACCACGGTGGCCCGGAAGGTTCGGTGCTCGCCGTGGGGGGCGTCGTAGAGACGGCTGAAGTGCCGCCGGTCTTCGTACCGGCGCGGGACGTGGTACAGGAGGTCCTCCACCGTCTCCAGGCCCAGACGGCGCAGCTGGTCCGCGAGGGCGGGACCCACACCCCGGACCGCCTCTACGCCCTGCTGCAGCCCACCCGACCCGCTGGCCATTCGAGGAGTTGTGTTCGCACCCTTCCGTCTCATCTCCTCCGATCCTTTCGCTCCCTTCCCGCCTATGGTAGAATGCGCCGGGTCAAGGAGGGAGGAACATGGCACGGGTGTGCGAGATCTGCGGCAAGCGACCGGCGAGCGGTCATAGCGTCTCCTTCAGCAACCGGCACACGAAGCGGCGCTTTCTCCCAAACCTCCAGCGGGTACGCGCCCGGATCGGAGGAGGGGTCCGGCGGATCACCGTCTGCACCACCTGCCTGCGCTCGGGCCGCGTCCGGCGGGCAGTCTAGGCAAAACTCCGGAGCAGGTCGCGCAGGGCGGGACCGTCAAGCAGGTAGCGCTCCCCGCAGAACCGGCACCGGACCTCGGCTTGGCCCTGCTCCTCCAGGAGGGCGGTGAGCTCCTGCGGGCCCAGGCTCGCGAGAACCTCCCGCACCCGCTCCGTCGAGCAGGTGCACCGGAACCGGAGGGGCCGTTCTTCCAGCACCTGAAACGGCAGATCCCCAAGCGCCACCTGGAGGATCTCCGCAGGCCGCAACCCCTGCCGCACGAGGGCCGTGACGGGCGGGAGCGCGCGGGCGTGGGCGTCCAGGTAGGCGAGGACCTGCTCAGGGGCCCGCGGCAGGACCTGCACGAGAAAACCGCCCGCGGCGACCACCCGGCCGTCGGCTTCCACCAGCACGCCCAAGGCCACCACGGAGGGGATCTGTTCGGACTGCGCGAAGTAGTAGGCCAGATCCTCCCCGATCTCCCCGGAGACGAGGGGGGCGCTTCCGTGATACGGGTATCGCAGACCCAGGTCCCGGGTCACGTGGAGGGTCCCCCGGCCCACCGCGGCGCCTACATCCAGCTTGCGGGGTCGCCGGAGGGGGAGGTGGACGTGGGGATTCTGGACGTATCCCCGCACGGCCCCCTCCGCGGTCCCGTCCGCCAGGATCCCGCCAAGCGGACCATCTCCCAGGATGCGAAGGGTTACCTTCTGGCCATGCTTGAGGGTGCCCGCGAGCAGCCCGGAGGCGGTCAGGGCCCGCCCCAGGGCTGCCGTGGCCGTGGGCGCGGTCCCGTGGCGAAGCCTTGCCTCCTCCACCAGCCGCGTGGTCACGGAGGCAAACGCCCGAACCGACCCGTCCGCTCCCAGCGCCCGCACCAGGGTATCCACGGAGCGACCCTCACCGGCTCCTGCGGATTCGGATGGCCAGAAGTTCTCCGTCCCGCACCTCCACCTCCGGATCCGGGTCCACCACCTCATTGCTGATCCCCCGGGAGGACCCAAGCCTCAAGGTGCCCTCCATGAGGGCAAACCGCAAGCCCCGGGTGGAGATTCCCGAGCTCACCGGCGCCAGGGAAAAGAGGGAGACCATGTCCCCGGGGCGGGCATCCAGTCGAACCCGACCCCGCACCACCTGGGCCAGGGTCCCGCCCTGCCGGATCCGGAGGTCAAGACCCCGCTGGGCCGCGTAGTGCAGGAGGAGAAGGTTCCCGAGGAGGTGGTCCGGACGTCCCCCGA
This window encodes:
- a CDS encoding beta-ketoacyl-ACP synthase III, with amino-acid sequence MIGSSRIAGMGRCIPERVLTNADLEQRVNTTDAWITTRTGIRERRVAREDQATSDLALEAAREALQAASVSAEDLDLILVGTATPDAIFPATACILQDRLGARAAAAVDISAACSSFVYAMAMGHAHIVAGMARRVLVVGADTLSKIVNWEDRTTCVLFGDAAGAVVMVPSDGRRGILSFWLGADGSGASLIAQPAGGSRLPASRETVERGLHYITMNGREVFKFAARVIPRAIEEACRRAGVDPEEVDLFIPHQANIRIIQAAAERLGQPLEKFFVNVDRYGNTSAASVPVALYEAVATGRLRSGDLAVLVAFGAGLTWGACALRWG
- the rpmF gene encoding 50S ribosomal protein L32; translation: MSRSMRHSHMRVARRRALWRVERPNLVPCPRCKEPVLPHRVCPRCGYYNGRAVIPEEKAGRS
- a CDS encoding DUF177 domain-containing protein; protein product: MRIAVPEIFQDPGGVVVDLRGSVPSQMEDVGFVGPMRGRAWVRAEGTRIRLSGEASADVRQTCARCLREFVGTISVQVNELFDPALQPAWGGELEEGDFIFPLDGDLEVEEIFWQHLLLALPQAPLCRPDCAGLCPVCGADRNVDPCDCVPVARDPRLAVLERFRVE
- the coaD gene encoding pantetheine-phosphate adenylyltransferase, which translates into the protein MTIAVYPGTFDPIHLGHLDIIVRAVGLFPTLVVGVAHNPAKRPLFSPEERVEMIREAVAGLGGVRVEAFEDLTVSFARRCGARVIVKGLRATMDFDAEMKMAMMNRRLAPEVETLFLPTSPELAYLSSTLIKEVARLGGDVSELVPRGVLERLRGKVQR
- the rsmD gene encoding 16S rRNA (guanine(966)-N(2))-methyltransferase RsmD yields the protein MRIGAGTSRGRRIRVPPGVRPTQERARSAIFNMLGERVRQARVLDLFAGAGTLGLEALSRGARWAVFVERAPRAVRTLRANLAEGGWEDQGEVWPMDVFRALVSLGRRGHRFDLVFLDPPYGTGLVERTLEALATSGLLAPGAAVVAESAVREAVQIPAGYEVVRDRRYGDTRVRILIWRGT
- the recG gene encoding ATP-dependent DNA helicase RecG; this encodes MRRKGANTTPRMASGSGGLQQGVEAVRGVGPALADQLRRLGLETVEDLLYHVPRRYEDRRHFSRLYDAPHGEHRTFRATVVRLHTPQLRTGRTLTEVYVTDGTAVGVLKFWGNRHLHKALQPRTEIVVWGRVRRAFGQIEIENPEFEVLTEGTASSLHTGRIVPVHSVTEGLSARVLRRVIHTAVQQYARWVPETLPEGIRERFGLLPLAQALRAVHFPTSLEEAERARRRLAFEELLILQLALLLRRREASTATKPHRYRTEGGMLEAFFASLPFSLTRAQQRAIQEIARDMYSPHPMNRLLQGEVGSGKTAVAAAAVVIAVQGGFQAAVMAPTEILAEQHYLTFRRLLEPLGIRTVLLTGGLGRGEREARRAEIASGEADLVVGTHALLQEDVAFHRLALVIVDEQHKFGVAQRAALRQKARDPDVLVMTATPIPRTLALTLYGDLDISVLDELPPGRVPVRTYLRTPADRERIYAFVRREVEAGRQAYIVCPLVEESEKLDVQAATELYEDLRGRVFPDLRVGLLHGRMEVEHKERVMQAFREGEISILVATPVIEVGVDVPNATVMVVEHAERFGLAQLHQLRGRVGRGGQRAYCILIAEPSSEEGRRRLEALVRTNDGFEIAQVDLELRGPGELFGTRQHGLPDFRVANPLRDGPLLERAREAASLILTADPRLEQPEHEALRRTLLARYEGSAALLAVG
- the rpmB gene encoding 50S ribosomal protein L28, with the translated sequence MARVCEICGKRPASGHSVSFSNRHTKRRFLPNLQRVRARIGGGVRRITVCTTCLRSGRVRRAV
- the hslO gene encoding Hsp33 family molecular chaperone HslO, which produces MDTLVRALGADGSVRAFASVTTRLVEEARLRHGTAPTATAALGRALTASGLLAGTLKHGQKVTLRILGDGPLGGILADGTAEGAVRGYVQNPHVHLPLRRPRKLDVGAAVGRGTLHVTRDLGLRYPYHGSAPLVSGEIGEDLAYYFAQSEQIPSVVALGVLVEADGRVVAAGGFLVQVLPRAPEQVLAYLDAHARALPPVTALVRQGLRPAEILQVALGDLPFQVLEERPLRFRCTCSTERVREVLASLGPQELTALLEEQGQAEVRCRFCGERYLLDGPALRDLLRSFA
- a CDS encoding thiamine diphosphokinase; amino-acid sequence: MRRTDPVAVIVSGGRGSLPRGLRGAALVVCADGGAVRARKAGWHPHVAVGDLDSLDPDTLAWLERIGAQVVVHPKDKDKTDTELAVDLVAERGYRRAYLLSALGGRPDHLLGNLLLLHYAAQRGLDLRIRQGGTLAQVVRGRVRLDARPGDMVSLFSLAPVSSGISTRGLRFALMEGTLRLGSSRGISNEVVDPDPEVEVRDGELLAIRIRRSR